One Helicoverpa zea isolate HzStark_Cry1AcR chromosome 20, ilHelZeax1.1, whole genome shotgun sequence genomic region harbors:
- the LOC124640424 gene encoding CLIP domain-containing serine protease HP8-like isoform X1 translates to MFKLMITVSLFLQLVLRVECFTGPSPPVFSGDNCKVDNESGRCVAIKECPHIYEEVRRAGNPMPPLMRRKLQKITCGFESKEPMICCASSGSIQNHNTVGTDDDVEAYTRATLENKNGPVNVDSHPNLGLLPTKCGNIESDRIWGGNRTRLYEMPWMVLLSYDSPRGVKLSCGGSLISEWYVLTAAHCVVFLDRMKLDAVILGEHDVSHDPDCEMSDGIKYCAPPAKHVPVASIVAHPGYTRQSQIDDIALIRLSEPADFTQNSMKPLCLPMTPELQAESLVGHNAVVAGWGVAEDGIQSSVLLSVDLPVLSHSDCMAAYRGALKLKNTQICAGGVKDKDSCAGDSGGPLMYPGRFGKLGVRYIQRGLVSYGPKRCGIGGFPGVYTNVAYYMDWILDNMQS, encoded by the exons atgtttaaattaatgattacCGTGTCCCTGTTCCTGCAATTAGTGCTGCGAGTGGAATGCT TTACCGGTCCATCGCCTCCCG tgTTTTCTGGAGACAACTGCAAAGTGGACAATGAGTCAGGTCGCTGTGTTGCCATAAAAGAATGCCCGCATATCTACGAGGAGGTGAGGAGGGCGGGCAACCCCATGCCTCCCCTCATGAGGAGAAAACTCCAGAAAATTACGTGCGGCTTCGAGTCCAAGGAGCCTATG aTATGTTGCGCGTCATCGGGTTCAATACAAAATCACAACACGGTGGGAACTGATGACGATGTGGAAGCATATACCAGGGCTACCCTGGAAAACAAGAATGGGCCTGTGAACGTGGACAGTCACCCGAACCTCGGTCTCTTACCCACAAAATGTGGGAATATTGAAAGCGACAGGATTTGGGGCGGGAACAGGACGAGACTGTATGAAATGCCTTGGATGGTGTTACTTTCATATGACTCAC CTCGTGGAGTCAAGTTGAGTTGTGGTGGTTCTCTGATCAGCGAGTGGTATGTCCTGACGGCTGCCCACTGTGTGGTCTTCCTCGATAGGATGAAATTGGATGCAGTCATCCTCGGGGAGCATGATGTTAGTCACGACCCTGACTGCGAAATGTCGGACGGTATCAAGTACTGCGCACCGCCAGCAAAG CACGTCCCTGTGGCGTCCATAGTAGCTCACCCTGGATACACGCGACAGTCACAAATTGATGATATCGCTCTCATCAGACTGTCTGAACCAGCTGACTTTACTCAAA ACAGTATGAAGCCCTTATGTCTCCCGATGACTCCGGAACTTCAAGCGGAGTCTCTGGTAGGACACAATGCGGTGGTGGCCGGTTGGGGAGTGGCAGAAGATGGGATCCAGTCCTCCGTGCTCCTCAGTGTCGATCTGCCTGTCTTGAGTCACAGCGATTGCATGGCTGCGTACCGCGG agctcttaaattaaaaaatactcaaatatGCGCTGGTGGAGTTAAAGACAAGGATTCTTGCGCTGGAGACTCTGGTGGGCCTCTGATGTACCCTGGAAGATTCGGCAAACTTGGGGTGCGGTACATCCAGCGAGGGCTGGTCTCCTACGGCCCCAAGCGATGTGGGATCGGAGGCTTCCCAGGTGTTTACACCAACGTCGCTTACTACATGGACTGGATCCTAGACAACATGCAAAGCTGA
- the LOC124640424 gene encoding CLIP domain-containing serine protease HP8-like isoform X2 encodes MFKLMITVSLFLQLVLRVECLFSGDNCKVDNESGRCVAIKECPHIYEEVRRAGNPMPPLMRRKLQKITCGFESKEPMICCASSGSIQNHNTVGTDDDVEAYTRATLENKNGPVNVDSHPNLGLLPTKCGNIESDRIWGGNRTRLYEMPWMVLLSYDSPRGVKLSCGGSLISEWYVLTAAHCVVFLDRMKLDAVILGEHDVSHDPDCEMSDGIKYCAPPAKHVPVASIVAHPGYTRQSQIDDIALIRLSEPADFTQNSMKPLCLPMTPELQAESLVGHNAVVAGWGVAEDGIQSSVLLSVDLPVLSHSDCMAAYRGALKLKNTQICAGGVKDKDSCAGDSGGPLMYPGRFGKLGVRYIQRGLVSYGPKRCGIGGFPGVYTNVAYYMDWILDNMQS; translated from the exons atgtttaaattaatgattacCGTGTCCCTGTTCCTGCAATTAGTGCTGCGAGTGGAATGCT tgTTTTCTGGAGACAACTGCAAAGTGGACAATGAGTCAGGTCGCTGTGTTGCCATAAAAGAATGCCCGCATATCTACGAGGAGGTGAGGAGGGCGGGCAACCCCATGCCTCCCCTCATGAGGAGAAAACTCCAGAAAATTACGTGCGGCTTCGAGTCCAAGGAGCCTATG aTATGTTGCGCGTCATCGGGTTCAATACAAAATCACAACACGGTGGGAACTGATGACGATGTGGAAGCATATACCAGGGCTACCCTGGAAAACAAGAATGGGCCTGTGAACGTGGACAGTCACCCGAACCTCGGTCTCTTACCCACAAAATGTGGGAATATTGAAAGCGACAGGATTTGGGGCGGGAACAGGACGAGACTGTATGAAATGCCTTGGATGGTGTTACTTTCATATGACTCAC CTCGTGGAGTCAAGTTGAGTTGTGGTGGTTCTCTGATCAGCGAGTGGTATGTCCTGACGGCTGCCCACTGTGTGGTCTTCCTCGATAGGATGAAATTGGATGCAGTCATCCTCGGGGAGCATGATGTTAGTCACGACCCTGACTGCGAAATGTCGGACGGTATCAAGTACTGCGCACCGCCAGCAAAG CACGTCCCTGTGGCGTCCATAGTAGCTCACCCTGGATACACGCGACAGTCACAAATTGATGATATCGCTCTCATCAGACTGTCTGAACCAGCTGACTTTACTCAAA ACAGTATGAAGCCCTTATGTCTCCCGATGACTCCGGAACTTCAAGCGGAGTCTCTGGTAGGACACAATGCGGTGGTGGCCGGTTGGGGAGTGGCAGAAGATGGGATCCAGTCCTCCGTGCTCCTCAGTGTCGATCTGCCTGTCTTGAGTCACAGCGATTGCATGGCTGCGTACCGCGG agctcttaaattaaaaaatactcaaatatGCGCTGGTGGAGTTAAAGACAAGGATTCTTGCGCTGGAGACTCTGGTGGGCCTCTGATGTACCCTGGAAGATTCGGCAAACTTGGGGTGCGGTACATCCAGCGAGGGCTGGTCTCCTACGGCCCCAAGCGATGTGGGATCGGAGGCTTCCCAGGTGTTTACACCAACGTCGCTTACTACATGGACTGGATCCTAGACAACATGCAAAGCTGA
- the LOC124640425 gene encoding CLIP domain-containing serine protease HP8-like isoform X4 — protein MVVIEMVIGQMCQMMKSLCEGSVVIVCVLVATLSSAGGQRCNGGTNCIPLSDCTGLYTLLQKGNTPALTQLLRSLHCGFQDGNIPMICCPLEFLNGPQTTESSTAQTTELRMRDAARLLPNSRICGIQNNDRIVGGTQADIDEHPWMALIRYDKPVGSGFYCGGVLISARYVLTAGHCVKGSDLPPNWRLSQVRLGEWNTSSEVDCFHDDCSGPVQDIPVEEIIAQEGYQADDPNQHNDIALLRLAYNARFNDFVKPICLPLTNELKNSFFDGYDMEVAGWGKTETLEDELSWSQPSRPGLAGAPLSRYSGNSLYSKPALIDTLCQKNT, from the exons ATGGTAGTAATAGAGATGGTGATAGGACAGATG TGCCAAATGATGAAGAGCCTGTGCGAGGGATCGGTTGTCATCGTATGCGTCCTCGTCGCCACATTGTCCAGCGCTGGCGGCC aGCGATGTAATGGCGGCACGAACTGCATCCCCCTGAGCGACTGCACCGGCCTGTATACCCTGCTGCAGAAGGGCAACACGCCCGCGCTGACGCAACTCCTGCGCAGCCTGCACTGCGGCTTCCAGGATGGGAATATACCGATG ATATGCTGTCCTCTAGAGTTCCTAAATGGTCCGCAGACAACAGAATCAAGTACGGCACAAACCACTGAGTTAAGGATGCGTGATGCCGCCAGACTGCTGCCGAACTCCCGAATATGCGGGATTCAGAACAATGATAGAATAGTTGGAGGCACGCAAGCTGACATCGATGAACATCCCTGGATGGCGCTCATCAGATACGACAAAC CCGTCGGATCGGGCTTCTACTGCGGCGGAGTTCTCATTTCTGCCAGATATGTCCTCACCGCGGGGCACTGCGTCAAGGGCTCAGATTTACCGCCAAACTGGAGGCT GTCACAAGTTCGTCTGGGTGAATGGAATACGTCCAGCGAAGTGGACTGTTTCCACGACGACTGCAGCGGGCCCGTACAGGACATTCCTGTGGAAGAGATCATTGCGCAAGAGGGCTACCAGGCTGATGACCCGAACCAGCACAATGACATCGCTCTACTGCGGCTTGCGTACAACGCGCGTTTCAATG ACTTCGTGAAGCCGATATGTCTGCCACTGACCAACGAGCTTAAGAACAGTTTCTTCGACGGTTACGACATGGAAGTGGCTGGTTGGGGGAAGACAGAAACAC TGGAGGACGAGCTTAGCTGGTCGCAGCCATCTAGGCCTGGGTTGGCAGGTGCGCCATTGTCACGGTATTCGGGCAATAGCTTGTATTCCAAACCCGCGCTTATTGATACGTTGTgccaaaaaaatacctaa